The following are from one region of the Erwinia billingiae Eb661 genome:
- a CDS encoding YfeC-like transcriptional regulator — protein MKKEWLTPEELARETGFSRQTINKWVKKEQWTTMPKTGVQGGKARMIQIDDRVKTYLKSTRHASEPSATYRVAPNSLQSLLMTSLQQMNAAEQERLYALLLREGVQGLLSRLDISDAQA, from the coding sequence ATGAAAAAGGAATGGTTAACACCAGAAGAGCTGGCCCGGGAAACAGGTTTCAGCCGTCAGACGATCAACAAATGGGTCAAGAAAGAGCAGTGGACAACCATGCCGAAAACCGGCGTCCAGGGCGGTAAAGCACGGATGATCCAAATTGATGACCGCGTCAAAACGTATCTAAAATCCACGCGCCATGCGTCGGAACCCTCTGCAACTTACCGCGTTGCCCCCAACTCTCTGCAATCTTTACTGATGACCTCATTGCAGCAAATGAATGCCGCCGAACAGGAAAGGCTTTACGCGTTGCTGTTACGTGAAGGCGTACAAGGTTTACTGAGCCGCCTCGACATCAGCGACGCTCAGGCATAA
- a CDS encoding formate/nitrite transporter family protein, whose product MSLHSPKEIAAVAIQSGVAKSHSSVSTLLILGFLAGAFIALGFLLDIHVINSLPADWGSFGGLLGAAVFPVGIIMTVLAGGELLTGNMMTMPIAWFARQISAYSVLRNWFWVTIANFIGSIAIAWFFGHMLGMTEGDYLKKTVAIATAKVNADFTHAFISGVGCNWLVCLATWLAFASKDVVGKIFGMWFPVMAFVAIGFQHVVANMFIIPAAIFAGQLSWAEYLPNFAAVFLGNTFGGAVFVGLAYYMAYRPQAESAKAQG is encoded by the coding sequence ATGTCCTTGCATTCACCTAAAGAAATCGCAGCGGTTGCTATTCAATCCGGCGTGGCGAAAAGCCATTCATCTGTTTCGACTTTATTGATCCTTGGCTTCCTGGCCGGTGCGTTTATTGCCCTTGGCTTCCTGCTGGATATCCACGTTATTAACTCCTTACCTGCAGACTGGGGCTCATTTGGCGGCCTGCTGGGCGCTGCGGTGTTCCCGGTGGGAATTATCATGACGGTTCTGGCCGGCGGTGAACTGCTGACCGGTAACATGATGACCATGCCCATTGCCTGGTTCGCGCGTCAGATCAGCGCTTACAGCGTGTTGCGTAACTGGTTCTGGGTCACCATCGCTAACTTTATTGGCAGCATCGCCATCGCCTGGTTCTTTGGTCATATGCTGGGCATGACCGAAGGCGACTACCTGAAGAAGACCGTTGCTATTGCCACCGCGAAAGTAAACGCTGACTTCACTCACGCCTTTATCTCTGGCGTCGGCTGTAACTGGCTGGTGTGCCTGGCGACCTGGCTGGCGTTTGCCAGTAAAGATGTGGTCGGCAAAATCTTTGGTATGTGGTTCCCGGTGATGGCCTTTGTGGCGATCGGCTTCCAGCACGTGGTGGCCAACATGTTCATCATTCCTGCGGCCATTTTTGCCGGTCAGTTAAGCTGGGCAGAATATCTGCCTAACTTTGCCGCCGTGTTCCTCGGTAATACCTTTGGCGGCGCGGTGTTCGTCGGCCTGGCCTATTATATGGCTTACCGTCCGCAGGCAGAGTCAGCTAAAGCGCAGGGCTAA
- a CDS encoding rhodanese homology domain-containing protein, producing the protein MVDHLLHTRSFHDIRQALLQQQELALIDLREEAQYAEGHPLFAVNIPLSKLELEILNRVPRFATPITVYDNGEGLVALAIERLKDFGYANVALLEGGLQGWKDAGGELFIDVNSPSKAFGELVESRVHTPSLPAEDVQALLNSGEPVVVLDSRRFDEYQTMSIPGSISVPGAELVLRVQDLVPSPTTTVIVNCAGRTRSIIGTQSLVNAGITNPVFALRNGTIGWTLAGQPLEHGQSRRFGESSETAKTQAAQRARHVADQAGVKRVTRAQLQQWQQDHARTLYLFDVRDPEEYAAGHLPGSRSVPGGQLVQETDHTASVRGARIVLIDNDGARANMSASWLAQLGWDVSVLDGLVEHDFSEQGPWVAKVPALPEQEEVSPAVLADWLNTPGTQVLDFTTSANYVASHIPGAAWLQRGLLTQKGLQALPAADRYVVTCGSSLLARYAVEELQQLSGKPVSVLTGGNAAWRAAGLPIEQGETQLLQPRSDRYRRPYEGTDNSADAMQAYLDWEFGLIAQLDRDGTHGFTVLELK; encoded by the coding sequence ATGGTTGATCATTTACTCCATACCCGCAGTTTTCACGACATCCGTCAGGCGTTGCTTCAGCAGCAGGAGCTGGCGTTAATTGACCTGCGGGAAGAAGCGCAGTATGCCGAAGGCCATCCGCTGTTTGCGGTGAACATTCCGCTGTCAAAGCTGGAACTGGAGATCCTTAACCGGGTACCGCGCTTTGCCACGCCGATTACCGTCTATGACAACGGCGAAGGGCTGGTGGCGCTGGCCATTGAGCGCCTGAAAGACTTCGGCTATGCCAACGTCGCCCTGCTTGAAGGCGGCCTGCAAGGCTGGAAGGATGCAGGCGGTGAACTGTTTATCGATGTTAACTCGCCAAGCAAAGCCTTTGGTGAGCTGGTCGAGAGTCGGGTACACACCCCGTCGCTGCCCGCGGAAGATGTTCAGGCGTTATTAAACAGCGGTGAACCGGTGGTGGTGCTGGACAGCCGTCGATTCGATGAATATCAGACCATGAGCATTCCTGGAAGCATCAGCGTGCCGGGTGCAGAACTGGTGCTGCGGGTGCAGGATTTGGTTCCTTCGCCAACCACAACGGTTATCGTTAACTGCGCAGGTCGAACCCGCAGCATTATCGGTACGCAGTCGCTGGTGAATGCCGGGATTACCAACCCGGTATTTGCGCTGCGAAATGGCACCATCGGCTGGACGCTGGCCGGACAACCGCTGGAGCATGGCCAGAGCCGACGCTTTGGTGAAAGCAGCGAGACGGCCAAAACCCAGGCCGCGCAACGCGCCCGTCATGTCGCTGACCAGGCAGGCGTCAAGCGTGTGACGCGGGCGCAGCTGCAGCAATGGCAGCAGGATCACGCCCGGACGCTGTATCTGTTTGATGTCCGTGATCCGGAAGAATATGCCGCCGGTCATTTGCCCGGTTCACGATCGGTGCCGGGCGGTCAGCTGGTGCAGGAGACGGATCACACCGCCAGCGTGCGCGGCGCACGCATCGTGCTGATTGATAACGACGGTGCACGCGCCAATATGAGTGCGTCCTGGCTGGCGCAGTTGGGCTGGGATGTGTCGGTACTGGATGGATTGGTTGAGCACGATTTCAGCGAGCAAGGCCCTTGGGTAGCGAAAGTCCCTGCCCTGCCAGAGCAGGAAGAGGTTTCACCCGCCGTGCTGGCGGACTGGCTGAATACGCCCGGTACCCAGGTATTGGACTTCACCACCAGCGCTAACTATGTTGCCAGCCATATTCCGGGCGCAGCATGGCTGCAGCGCGGTTTACTGACGCAGAAAGGCCTGCAGGCACTGCCCGCCGCCGATCGGTATGTGGTGACCTGTGGCAGCAGTTTGCTGGCACGCTATGCCGTGGAAGAGTTGCAGCAGCTTAGCGGCAAGCCGGTCAGCGTGCTGACGGGCGGCAATGCGGCGTGGAGAGCGGCAGGTTTACCCATAGAACAGGGTGAAACGCAGCTGTTACAGCCGAGAAGCGATCGCTATCGTCGCCCGTATGAAGGCACGGATAATTCTGCCGACGCGATGCAGGCGTATTTAGACTGGGAGTTTGGGCTGATTGCGCAGTTAGATCGCGATGGAACGCATGGATTTACGGTGCTTGAACTGAAATAA
- the zipA gene encoding cell division protein ZipA, protein MMQDLRLILIVVGAIAIIALLLHGLWTSRKERSSVFRDRPHKRLKQEREETFDDVDDGVGEVRVKRSRADDEDDDVVPPAAFGTDQAPPRPVRAQPEPVRHQPQIDEQPELDPLFGGELPHAPEPDYDDEPEPVRQQPPVHQPQPAAKPDVATRAPVAEAKAEPVAAEPEAPAAAPKQERAKETVLVLHVGAHAGGTLNGEALLQGVLQAGFQFGEMNIFHRHLSPAGSGPVLFSLANMVKPGSFNPDDMGDFTTPGISIFMMVPSYGDANQNFKLMLQSAQRIADDVGGVVLDDERRMMTPQKLETYKNRIRDVIEANA, encoded by the coding sequence ATGATGCAGGATTTGCGTCTGATATTAATCGTTGTTGGCGCGATCGCCATAATAGCGCTTTTACTGCACGGCCTCTGGACCAGCCGTAAAGAGCGCTCATCCGTTTTTCGCGATCGCCCTCACAAGCGTTTAAAACAGGAAAGAGAAGAGACATTTGACGACGTCGATGATGGCGTGGGTGAAGTGCGGGTGAAACGGTCGCGAGCTGATGATGAAGACGATGATGTCGTTCCTCCAGCCGCTTTTGGCACTGATCAAGCGCCACCGCGTCCCGTTCGTGCCCAGCCTGAACCGGTACGTCACCAGCCGCAGATTGACGAGCAGCCGGAACTCGATCCGCTGTTCGGTGGCGAACTGCCGCATGCGCCTGAACCTGATTACGACGATGAGCCGGAGCCTGTTCGTCAGCAGCCGCCTGTTCATCAGCCGCAGCCTGCCGCTAAGCCTGACGTCGCTACCCGTGCGCCGGTTGCCGAGGCTAAAGCGGAACCGGTCGCCGCAGAGCCAGAAGCGCCTGCAGCGGCACCGAAGCAGGAACGCGCGAAGGAAACCGTGCTGGTTCTGCATGTCGGCGCCCACGCTGGCGGCACGCTGAACGGCGAAGCGCTATTACAGGGCGTGCTGCAGGCGGGCTTCCAGTTCGGTGAGATGAACATCTTCCACCGTCACCTGAGCCCGGCCGGAAGCGGCCCTGTGCTGTTCAGCCTGGCGAACATGGTGAAACCGGGTTCGTTTAACCCCGACGATATGGGTGATTTCACCACGCCGGGCATTTCCATCTTTATGATGGTGCCTTCTTATGGCGATGCGAATCAGAACTTCAAGCTGATGCTGCAATCTGCCCAGCGTATCGCCGATGATGTGGGCGGTGTGGTGCTGGATGATGAGCGCCGCATGATGACGCCGCAGAAGCTTGAAACCTATAAAAACCGTATTCGTGATGTGATCGAGGCCAACGCCTGA
- the gltX gene encoding glutamate--tRNA ligase has product MKIKTRFAPSPTGYLHVGGARTALYSWLFARHQDGEFVLRIEDTDLERSTQQAIDAIMDGMNWLNLDWDEGPYYQTKRFDRYNAVIDQMVDAGTAYKCYCSRERLDALREKQMENHEKPRYDGHCRDSHEHHADDEPCVVRFRNPQEGSVIFDDQIRGPIEFSNQELDDLIIRRTDGAPTYNFCVVIDDWDMEITHVIRGEDHINNTPRQINILKAIGAQVPVYAHVSMILGDDGKKLSKRHGAVGVMQYRDDGYLPEALLNYLVRLGWSHGDQEIFSIAEMKELFELDAVSKSASAFNTEKLQWLNHHYINTLAPEYVATHLQWHIEQEKIDTRTGPELAQLVKLLGERCKTLKEMAASCRYFYEDFAEFDADAAKKHLRPVARQPLEVVRDKLAALTDWTAENVHQAIQATADELEVGMGKVGMPLRVAVTGAGQSPALDVTVHAIGKTRSVARINQALSFIAEREAQQ; this is encoded by the coding sequence ATGAAAATCAAAACCCGCTTCGCACCCAGCCCAACCGGCTATCTGCACGTTGGCGGCGCGCGTACCGCGCTTTACTCCTGGTTGTTTGCCCGTCACCAGGACGGTGAGTTTGTGCTGCGTATAGAAGATACCGATCTGGAGCGCTCCACCCAGCAGGCTATCGACGCGATTATGGATGGCATGAACTGGCTGAACCTCGACTGGGACGAGGGCCCGTATTACCAGACCAAACGTTTTGACCGCTATAACGCGGTAATTGATCAGATGGTCGACGCCGGCACAGCCTATAAATGCTACTGCTCCAGAGAGCGTCTCGACGCGCTGCGCGAAAAGCAGATGGAGAATCATGAAAAGCCGCGTTATGACGGCCACTGCCGCGACAGCCACGAACATCATGCCGATGATGAGCCGTGCGTGGTGCGTTTCCGTAACCCGCAGGAAGGATCGGTGATCTTTGATGACCAGATCCGTGGCCCGATCGAATTCAGCAACCAGGAGCTGGACGATCTGATCATCCGTCGTACTGACGGCGCGCCGACCTATAACTTCTGCGTCGTGATTGATGACTGGGATATGGAAATTACCCACGTGATCCGCGGTGAAGACCATATCAACAACACTCCGCGTCAGATCAACATCCTGAAAGCGATCGGTGCGCAGGTGCCGGTTTATGCGCACGTGTCGATGATCCTCGGCGACGACGGGAAAAAACTGTCCAAACGTCACGGTGCCGTGGGCGTGATGCAGTATCGCGATGATGGCTATCTGCCAGAAGCGCTGCTGAACTACCTGGTGCGTCTGGGCTGGTCCCATGGCGATCAGGAAATCTTCTCTATTGCTGAGATGAAAGAGCTGTTCGAGCTGGACGCGGTCAGCAAATCTGCCAGCGCCTTCAACACCGAAAAGCTGCAGTGGTTGAACCATCATTACATCAATACCCTGGCGCCTGAGTATGTGGCGACGCATCTGCAATGGCACATCGAGCAGGAAAAAATTGATACGCGTACCGGCCCAGAGCTGGCTCAGCTGGTCAAACTGCTGGGTGAGCGCTGCAAAACGCTGAAAGAGATGGCTGCGTCATGCCGCTACTTCTATGAGGACTTCGCGGAGTTTGATGCCGATGCAGCGAAAAAACACCTGCGTCCGGTCGCTCGCCAGCCTCTGGAAGTTGTGCGTGACAAACTGGCTGCTTTAACTGACTGGACGGCAGAAAACGTTCACCAGGCCATTCAGGCCACGGCTGATGAGCTGGAAGTCGGTATGGGCAAAGTCGGCATGCCGCTGCGTGTGGCGGTAACGGGTGCCGGTCAGTCTCCTGCGCTGGATGTCACCGTTCACGCCATCGGCAAAACGCGCTCAGTGGCGCGCATCAATCAGGCATTAAGCTTTATCGCAGAGCGCGAAGCTCAGCAGTAA
- a CDS encoding FlxA-like family protein, giving the protein MTTISSNSLSSIGSGSSGGGSASQVATLNKQITQLQAQLKDLGNDTTLTDEQKSEQQQLIEGQIQMIEAQIAQVEQQQAEKAQEKQSSAKDDTANTISKAADGVNRPTATNTLNVYI; this is encoded by the coding sequence ATGACTACAATCAGTTCCAACTCCCTATCCTCTATTGGCTCTGGAAGTTCAGGCGGCGGGTCGGCCTCTCAGGTTGCCACCCTCAACAAGCAGATCACCCAACTGCAGGCGCAGTTAAAGGATTTGGGCAACGACACGACGCTGACGGATGAACAAAAGTCTGAACAACAGCAGTTGATCGAAGGCCAGATTCAGATGATTGAAGCGCAGATTGCTCAGGTTGAGCAGCAGCAGGCTGAGAAGGCGCAGGAAAAGCAAAGCAGCGCGAAAGATGATACTGCCAACACCATTTCTAAAGCGGCAGATGGCGTAAACCGCCCTACCGCCACCAACACGCTGAACGTCTATATCTAA
- a CDS encoding LysR family transcriptional regulator, producing MNYTLRQLRVFVAVAQQGSFSQAGQLIGLSQSAVSHSIKELEGEMGIRLLDRTTREVLLTEAGEQLSSRLERLLEELNTTLRDVRSYGKQRSGTVRVAASQTIAAHLMPQCLAASTEHFPDIKVMLRDRPQQWVLQSIRNAEVDFGIVVGPLPEEDFETEAILDEPFLLLCRKDDPLAAQQTIHWQMLNQRQLVLQDYASGSRVLIDEALRVQQVQAEIVQEIGHPATLYPMVEAGIGISILPALALPLPEGRPLLVRRMVPEINRTIVLVRRKNRSLTPAAEAIWQEVRQQALLLTQQRKKTPAF from the coding sequence ATGAATTATACCCTGCGCCAACTTCGCGTGTTTGTCGCCGTGGCCCAGCAAGGCAGTTTCAGCCAGGCCGGGCAGTTGATCGGACTGAGCCAGTCGGCGGTCAGCCACAGCATTAAAGAGCTGGAAGGGGAGATGGGCATCCGTTTGCTGGACCGCACCACGCGGGAAGTGTTGCTGACCGAAGCCGGAGAACAGCTCTCCAGCCGGCTTGAGCGGCTACTGGAAGAGCTGAATACCACCTTGCGGGATGTACGCAGCTACGGTAAGCAGAGAAGCGGCACGGTGCGGGTAGCTGCCAGCCAGACCATCGCCGCGCATTTAATGCCGCAGTGCCTTGCCGCCAGCACGGAGCATTTTCCTGATATCAAAGTGATGCTGCGCGATCGTCCTCAGCAATGGGTGCTGCAAAGCATTCGCAATGCGGAAGTGGACTTCGGTATTGTTGTCGGGCCGCTGCCGGAAGAGGATTTCGAAACGGAAGCGATCCTCGATGAACCTTTTTTGCTGTTGTGCCGTAAGGACGATCCATTGGCGGCTCAGCAAACCATTCACTGGCAGATGCTTAACCAGCGGCAGCTGGTGCTGCAGGATTATGCCTCCGGCAGTCGGGTTCTTATCGATGAGGCATTACGCGTCCAGCAGGTGCAGGCGGAGATTGTGCAGGAGATCGGTCATCCCGCCACGCTCTATCCGATGGTGGAAGCGGGAATTGGCATCAGTATTCTTCCGGCGCTGGCATTGCCGTTGCCTGAAGGCAGGCCGTTGCTGGTCAGGCGTATGGTGCCGGAGATTAACCGCACCATTGTGCTGGTGCGCCGTAAAAATCGCTCGCTTACGCCCGCAGCCGAGGCCATCTGGCAGGAAGTACGCCAGCAGGCACTCCTGCTGACGCAACAACGCAAGAAAACTCCGGCGTTTTAG
- a CDS encoding DUF3820 family protein, protein MEKEHLLEIANSIMPFGKYKGRALIDLPEEYLLWFERKGEFPAGHLGELLQLTLAIKIEGLDGLVKPLKRG, encoded by the coding sequence ATGGAAAAAGAGCATTTGCTTGAAATCGCCAACAGCATCATGCCTTTTGGTAAATATAAGGGCAGGGCGCTGATTGATTTACCGGAAGAGTATCTGTTGTGGTTTGAACGGAAGGGCGAATTTCCGGCGGGTCATCTGGGTGAGCTGTTGCAGCTCACCCTCGCGATAAAAATCGAAGGGCTTGATGGGCTGGTGAAACCGCTGAAGCGCGGGTGA
- the ligA gene encoding NAD-dependent DNA ligase LigA produces MESVQDKITALQTTLRHHEYQYHVMDDPEVPDAEYDRLMRELRELEQAHPELVTADSPTQRVGAAPLGAFEQVRHEVPMLSLDNAFDEESYLAFYKRVQDRLKNTDDITFCCELKLDGLAVSLLYEDGLLVRAATRGDGTTGENITANVRTIRAIPLRLHGENIPSRVEVRGEVFMPLAGFEALNNEARRTGNKVFANPRNAAAGSLRQLDPRITAKRPLTFFCYGFGLLEGGEMPRSHMARLQQFKAWGLPVSDRIKLCHTAEEVLAFYRQVEQDRPTLGFDIDGVVIKVDSQDLQEQLGFVARAPRWAVAFKFPAQEQMTTVRDVEFQVGRTGAITPVARLEPVQVAGVIVSNATLHNADEIERLGLRIGDRVIIRRAGDVIPQVVGVIESERPDDAREVVFPTHCPVCGSDVERVEGEVVARCTGGLICGAQRKGALKHFVSRRALDVDGMGDKIIDQLVEKEYVHTPADLFRLTAGKLTGLDRMGPKSAQNVVNSLEKAKTTTLARFLYSLGISEVGEATAANLAAHFGSLEKIMAADLDALIAVQDVGTVVASHLRNFMDEESNREVIRQLVEEAGINWPAVEVVNAAEIDSPFAGKTVVLTGSLTILSRDEAKDRLTALGAKVSGSVSKKTDLVIAGEAAGSKLAKAQELGIDVIDEAEMIRLLGE; encoded by the coding sequence ATGGAATCCGTACAAGACAAAATCACTGCGCTGCAAACCACTCTCCGCCATCACGAATATCAGTATCACGTGATGGACGATCCTGAGGTTCCCGATGCGGAATACGATCGGCTGATGCGCGAACTGCGCGAGCTGGAACAGGCACATCCTGAACTGGTCACCGCCGATTCGCCCACTCAACGCGTTGGCGCGGCACCGCTCGGCGCTTTTGAGCAGGTTCGTCACGAAGTGCCGATGCTGTCGCTGGATAACGCCTTTGATGAAGAGAGCTATCTGGCTTTCTATAAGCGGGTGCAGGATCGGTTAAAGAATACCGATGACATCACCTTCTGCTGCGAGCTGAAGCTGGATGGACTGGCGGTCAGCCTGCTGTATGAAGATGGCCTGCTGGTGCGGGCTGCGACGCGTGGCGACGGCACAACCGGTGAGAACATTACCGCCAACGTGCGCACTATCCGCGCCATTCCCCTGCGTCTGCACGGCGAGAATATCCCGTCGCGGGTGGAAGTGCGTGGCGAAGTCTTTATGCCGCTGGCAGGATTTGAAGCGTTAAATAATGAAGCGCGCCGCACAGGTAACAAAGTTTTTGCCAACCCGCGCAATGCCGCCGCAGGCTCGCTGCGCCAGCTTGATCCCCGCATCACCGCCAAACGGCCACTGACGTTTTTCTGTTACGGCTTTGGCCTGCTGGAAGGCGGCGAGATGCCGCGCAGCCATATGGCGCGTTTGCAGCAGTTTAAGGCCTGGGGGTTGCCGGTCAGCGACCGTATCAAGCTTTGCCATACTGCCGAGGAAGTTTTGGCCTTCTATCGCCAGGTTGAGCAGGATCGCCCGACCTTAGGGTTTGATATTGATGGTGTGGTCATCAAGGTGGATTCACAGGATCTGCAGGAGCAGTTAGGGTTTGTCGCCAGGGCCCCGCGTTGGGCGGTGGCGTTTAAGTTCCCGGCGCAGGAGCAGATGACCACCGTGCGTGATGTCGAGTTTCAGGTGGGCCGGACGGGCGCTATCACCCCGGTAGCCCGACTGGAGCCGGTGCAGGTGGCTGGCGTGATTGTCAGCAATGCTACGCTGCATAACGCCGATGAAATCGAGCGTCTTGGGCTGCGTATCGGCGACCGGGTGATTATCCGTCGCGCCGGTGACGTTATCCCGCAGGTGGTCGGGGTGATTGAGTCAGAGCGCCCGGACGATGCGCGCGAAGTGGTATTCCCAACCCATTGCCCGGTCTGTGGCTCCGATGTTGAGCGCGTCGAGGGTGAAGTCGTTGCACGCTGTACCGGCGGCCTGATCTGCGGTGCTCAGCGCAAAGGCGCACTGAAGCATTTCGTTTCCCGCCGCGCGCTGGATGTTGATGGCATGGGCGACAAGATTATCGATCAGCTGGTGGAGAAAGAGTACGTCCATACGCCAGCCGATCTGTTCAGGCTGACCGCAGGCAAACTCACCGGGCTGGATCGGATGGGGCCAAAGTCAGCGCAAAACGTGGTGAACTCGCTGGAGAAGGCGAAGACCACCACGCTGGCGCGTTTCCTTTACTCCCTTGGCATCAGTGAAGTGGGTGAAGCGACAGCCGCTAACCTTGCTGCGCACTTTGGCTCGCTGGAGAAGATCATGGCCGCCGATCTGGACGCGCTGATCGCGGTACAGGATGTCGGCACCGTGGTGGCCAGCCATCTGCGTAACTTTATGGATGAAGAGAGCAACCGTGAGGTGATCCGTCAGCTGGTGGAAGAAGCGGGTATCAACTGGCCGGCCGTTGAAGTGGTCAATGCGGCTGAGATCGACAGTCCGTTTGCCGGAAAAACCGTGGTACTGACCGGTTCACTGACGATTCTGTCGCGCGATGAAGCCAAAGACCGCCTGACGGCGTTAGGCGCCAAGGTCAGCGGCAGCGTATCGAAGAAAACGGATCTGGTGATTGCCGGCGAAGCGGCAGGTTCCAAGCTGGCCAAGGCTCAGGAATTGGGTATCGACGTGATTGATGAAGCTGAGATGATCCGTTTACTGGGAGAGTGA
- a CDS encoding cysteine dioxygenase family protein, giving the protein MSELNNARLREFVGSLATLVDEQPQEADLLHRGSQLLHQLIAHDDWLPEAFAQPNPARYQQYLLHADARQRFSVVSFVWGAGQSTPVHDHRVWGLIGMLRGAEISQNFIRDARGLSPHGDPVRLDPGTVEAVSPQVGDIHRVSNAFSDRTSISIHVYGGNIGAVQRAVYSETGEEKPFISGYNNAYLPNIWDLSHG; this is encoded by the coding sequence ATGAGTGAGTTGAACAACGCTCGCCTGCGCGAGTTTGTCGGTAGCCTGGCCACGCTGGTGGATGAACAGCCGCAGGAAGCCGATCTGCTTCATCGCGGCAGCCAGTTGCTGCATCAGCTGATCGCCCATGATGACTGGCTTCCCGAGGCGTTTGCCCAGCCAAATCCGGCCCGCTACCAGCAGTATTTGCTGCATGCCGATGCCCGCCAGCGGTTTTCCGTGGTCAGCTTTGTCTGGGGCGCAGGGCAATCGACGCCGGTGCATGACCATCGCGTCTGGGGATTAATTGGCATGCTGCGCGGCGCGGAAATTTCGCAGAATTTCATCCGCGATGCGCGCGGGTTATCGCCACATGGCGATCCGGTGCGGCTGGATCCCGGCACGGTTGAAGCGGTCTCGCCGCAGGTCGGCGATATTCACCGGGTCAGCAACGCCTTCAGCGATCGCACCTCCATCAGTATTCATGTTTATGGCGGCAATATCGGCGCAGTTCAGCGCGCGGTTTACAGCGAAACCGGCGAAGAAAAACCGTTTATCTCCGGATATAACAACGCGTATTTACCTAATATTTGGGATCTTTCACATGGTTGA
- a CDS encoding bile acid:sodium symporter family protein: MGIFRIDPLMLKLIITVLLATFLPARGHFVEFFEYLTTAAIALLFFMHGAKLSKEKIIAGGSHWRLHLWVMCSTFVLFPILGLLFVWWHPLPVSAEIYTGFLYLCILPATVQSAIALTSLAGGNVAAAVCSASASSLLGVFISPMLVGLVMNVHSDAAGGSFEQIGKIMLQLLVPFVVGHLSRRWIAGWVERNRGLIGKTDQASILLVVYSAFSEAVVNGIWHRVGASTLLYIVAGSLGILFVALVINLLVARLFRFNRADEITILFCGSKKSLANGVPMANILFPSASVGIIVLPLMIFHQVQLMVCSMLAQRYKKTGEKLAAKQKVEAKAAVVESQK, translated from the coding sequence ATGGGCATCTTCCGTATCGATCCACTGATGTTGAAACTGATTATTACCGTGCTGCTGGCAACCTTCCTGCCCGCGCGTGGGCATTTTGTGGAATTCTTTGAATACCTGACCACGGCGGCGATTGCGCTGTTGTTCTTTATGCATGGCGCCAAGCTGTCTAAAGAAAAAATCATTGCCGGTGGCAGCCATTGGCGACTGCATCTGTGGGTGATGTGCAGCACCTTCGTGCTGTTCCCGATCCTTGGCCTGCTGTTCGTCTGGTGGCACCCGCTGCCGGTAAGCGCGGAAATCTATACCGGCTTCCTGTACCTGTGCATTCTGCCGGCCACCGTACAGTCAGCCATTGCCCTGACCTCACTGGCGGGCGGCAACGTCGCCGCGGCGGTGTGTAGCGCCTCGGCGTCCAGCCTGCTGGGCGTATTTATCTCGCCGATGCTGGTGGGCCTGGTGATGAACGTGCACAGCGATGCGGCCGGCGGCAGTTTTGAGCAGATCGGTAAGATTATGCTGCAGCTATTAGTGCCGTTCGTGGTGGGTCACCTTTCACGCCGCTGGATTGCGGGCTGGGTGGAGAGAAACCGTGGGCTGATTGGTAAAACCGACCAGGCGTCGATTCTGCTGGTGGTCTATTCCGCGTTCAGTGAAGCGGTGGTAAACGGCATCTGGCATCGCGTGGGCGCATCTACGCTGCTGTATATTGTTGCAGGTAGCCTGGGGATCCTGTTTGTGGCGCTGGTGATCAACCTGCTGGTCGCACGACTGTTCCGCTTTAATCGCGCAGATGAAATCACCATCCTGTTCTGCGGCTCGAAAAAGAGCCTGGCGAACGGTGTACCAATGGCCAACATTCTGTTCCCGTCGGCCTCGGTGGGCATCATCGTGCTACCGCTGATGATTTTCCATCAGGTGCAGCTGATGGTCTGCTCGATGCTGGCGCAACGCTATAAAAAAACCGGCGAGAAGCTGGCCGCTAAGCAGAAGGTGGAAGCAAAAGCCGCCGTGGTTGAATCGCAGAAGTAA